From the genome of Leptospira andrefontaineae, one region includes:
- the atpH gene encoding ATP synthase F1 subunit delta — protein MSYSAIPKTYAAAFADASSSPEEAEQELDSIVSIFRIEPQFRDFFDTPSVKREDKEAVLLKTFQGKISEITLNFLQVLLRRGRFSFLSEIHEALKEELDRKAGRVRAKVKSYPAMDEASLSKLREVLKERFKSEFILEASEDPSLLGGFVVRFQDLAIDSSMKSQLKKVRQTLLDSKLPVGVVYEN, from the coding sequence ATGAGCTATTCTGCGATCCCAAAAACATACGCGGCCGCCTTTGCGGACGCTAGTTCTTCTCCGGAAGAAGCCGAACAGGAATTGGATTCTATCGTAAGTATTTTCCGTATAGAACCACAATTCCGCGATTTTTTCGATACCCCTTCCGTTAAAAGGGAAGATAAGGAAGCTGTTCTATTAAAGACCTTCCAGGGGAAAATTTCGGAAATCACTCTGAACTTTTTACAGGTGCTTCTTCGTAGGGGAAGATTTTCATTTCTTTCCGAAATTCACGAAGCTTTAAAAGAAGAACTGGATCGTAAAGCAGGAAGAGTTCGCGCGAAAGTTAAAAGTTATCCCGCTATGGATGAGGCTTCTCTCTCCAAATTGAGGGAAGTATTAAAAGAAAGATTCAAATCGGAGTTCATCTTGGAAGCAAGTGAAGATCCGAGCCTTCTCGGAGGTTTCGTGGTCAGATTCCAAGACTTGGCGATCGACTCTTCCATGAAAAGCCAACTTAAGAAAGTAAGGCAAACCTTGCTGGACAGCAAATTACCGGTCGGAGTGGTGTATGAAAATTAA
- a CDS encoding F0F1 ATP synthase subunit B gives MFLLAADRGLGALLDVNPGLIIWTLITFTIVVIILKVFAWDVILKALDERAETIQNDIRKAADVRSEAESLLKDYETRIAQAKDQANGIVAEAKSDATNLKNKMLDDASKEVKALKDTALKDIELAKSKALAELQGQIVDMTVQVAALVLEKQLKADDYKSFIENELGKIKKLSA, from the coding sequence TTGTTTCTCTTGGCAGCTGACAGGGGATTAGGCGCACTATTAGACGTTAATCCGGGTCTGATCATTTGGACCCTGATTACCTTCACGATAGTCGTCATTATCCTTAAAGTTTTCGCTTGGGATGTGATCCTCAAAGCTCTGGATGAAAGAGCTGAGACCATCCAAAACGATATTCGTAAGGCTGCTGACGTACGTTCCGAAGCGGAATCTCTGCTGAAAGATTATGAAACAAGAATCGCTCAAGCAAAGGACCAAGCTAACGGAATCGTAGCGGAAGCTAAATCGGACGCTACTAACCTGAAAAACAAAATGTTGGATGATGCTTCGAAAGAAGTGAAGGCTCTTAAAGATACTGCACTGAAAGATATCGAACTCGCAAAATCCAAAGCATTGGCAGAACTCCAAGGACAGATCGTAGACATGACCGTTCAAGTTGCGGCTCTGGTTCTGGAGAAACAGTTAAAAGCGGACGATTATAAGTCCTTTATCGAGAACGAGTTAGGCAAGATCAAGAAACTGAGCGCGTAA
- the atpE gene encoding ATP synthase F0 subunit C: protein MEFGLGYIGVGIAAGLAILGAGLGIGRIGGSAAEGISRQPDAAGKIQTAMIISAALIEGAALFAIVIAFLAGGTLNTAVSKASAAKTEVSAPAEGK, encoded by the coding sequence ATGGAATTCGGACTAGGATACATTGGAGTAGGAATCGCAGCTGGACTCGCTATTTTAGGCGCAGGACTCGGAATCGGAAGAATCGGTGGCTCTGCTGCTGAAGGAATCAGCCGTCAGCCTGATGCAGCTGGAAAAATCCAAACTGCAATGATCATCTCTGCAGCCCTTATCGAAGGTGCGGCTCTGTTCGCAATCGTTATTGCGTTCCTTGCTGGTGGAACTTTAAACACAGCAGTAAGCAAAGCATCTGCCGCTAAAACTGAAGTTTCTGCACCGGCTGAAGGTAAATAA
- the atpB gene encoding F0F1 ATP synthase subunit A — MLKQIFATALLLFSLPLFASEGEASKPFDLNEVLVHHLMDHAEFPFNVGGKKVFEGHEGFDTHAENIFVDHSTGHRFHFVGGIDLHITRRVTMMWIVSFLLLIVFIPAARLIARNPLKIQSRFANAVEAFITFLKKDVVDANTDGHGHSYYHYIFTLFFFILFCNLMGLIPPVGEVIQLGIESVNAGEEVSAAAEHAASGHHEPIWIAKVWNGITVTGDVSVTVTLALITLLLIYGTGFVYQGPKFILHSVPNGVPAPLYLLMWPLEFIISPLAKAFALTVRLLANMTAGHVIILALLGFIFQFQSWGVAPISVFGATAIYFLELFVAFLQAYVFALLTSLFVGSSMHRH, encoded by the coding sequence ATGTTGAAACAAATCTTCGCAACCGCATTATTATTGTTCTCACTTCCATTATTTGCTTCCGAGGGAGAAGCTTCCAAACCTTTCGATTTGAATGAGGTTTTGGTTCACCACTTGATGGACCATGCCGAGTTTCCTTTCAATGTGGGTGGAAAAAAAGTTTTCGAAGGGCATGAAGGTTTTGATACTCATGCAGAAAACATCTTTGTAGATCATTCAACCGGCCATAGATTCCATTTTGTAGGCGGTATCGATCTTCATATCACTCGTCGTGTTACGATGATGTGGATTGTTTCCTTCCTTCTTCTGATCGTATTTATTCCTGCGGCACGTTTGATCGCAAGAAATCCTTTAAAGATACAAAGTAGATTCGCTAACGCTGTAGAAGCTTTTATAACTTTCTTGAAAAAGGATGTTGTGGACGCAAACACAGACGGCCACGGACATTCTTATTATCATTATATTTTCACATTATTCTTCTTCATTCTATTCTGTAACCTGATGGGACTCATTCCTCCTGTGGGAGAAGTGATCCAACTTGGAATTGAATCCGTTAATGCAGGCGAAGAAGTTTCAGCTGCAGCAGAACATGCAGCGTCCGGCCACCATGAACCGATCTGGATCGCGAAAGTTTGGAACGGAATTACTGTAACAGGTGATGTTTCCGTTACTGTTACACTTGCACTCATCACTTTACTTTTGATCTACGGAACTGGATTTGTTTACCAAGGACCAAAGTTCATCCTTCACTCCGTTCCGAATGGAGTTCCTGCTCCACTATACCTTCTAATGTGGCCATTGGAGTTTATTATCTCTCCTCTTGCTAAAGCATTCGCACTCACTGTGCGTCTTTTAGCGAATATGACCGCAGGACACGTAATTATCTTAGCGTTACTCGGATTTATCTTCCAATTCCAATCTTGGGGAGTTGCGCCGATCTCGGTTTTCGGAGCTACCGCTATCTATTTCTTAGAATTATTCGTAGCCTTCTTACAGGCTTACGTTTTCGCTCTTCTAACCTCGCTCTTCGTGGGCTCGAGTATGCATAGGCACTAA
- a CDS encoding AtpZ/AtpI family protein, whose product MSDPDQKPPENKDVSPWQLASVGTEFAFIIIASVFIGRYLDGRFGWSPFGILFGAVFGFGYGIYYLLTRVSQFDKKE is encoded by the coding sequence ATGAGCGACCCGGATCAAAAACCTCCAGAAAATAAAGATGTTTCTCCCTGGCAGCTTGCAAGTGTCGGGACAGAGTTCGCTTTTATCATCATTGCTTCTGTTTTTATAGGAAGATATCTTGATGGACGTTTCGGCTGGTCACCTTTCGGGATCTTGTTCGGGGCGGTTTTTGGATTCGGTTACGGGATTTATTATCTTCTCACCAGAGTTTCCCAATTCGATAAAAAGGAATAA
- the lepB gene encoding signal peptidase I encodes MSQPKGSTFLKKLPTWIQEIFGEESVDSTLSFFFIVLLVLAFKSSVLDANNIPSGSMLPTLKIGDFLFVNKMRYSLRLPFTDIELKRYDDPKRGDIVTFIPPDGAVLPEEKEGWFPKRFVKRVIGLPGDRIRIVKVQHVRDGFSADYGKIEYMERGKTEFSAYDFKDAEKGNLLDDLDDDAAVQFYLFKEKKPNFEHYVIEGDSHPYAHQQFKEGACFQTTGCVIPDDQYMMMGDNRTNSSDSRFWGFVPRENILGKAALIYFSINWKDHVCAYKSAEDLGMNGRYAQKYDSEELRSKCGDIDSNMNWFKSTVFYRIPRMQVRWYRIGTVLE; translated from the coding sequence ATGAGCCAGCCCAAGGGCAGTACCTTTTTGAAAAAACTTCCTACATGGATCCAAGAAATTTTTGGAGAAGAATCAGTAGATTCCACTCTTTCCTTCTTTTTTATCGTTTTATTAGTTTTAGCTTTTAAATCCTCAGTATTGGATGCGAACAATATCCCTTCTGGATCGATGCTCCCCACTTTGAAGATAGGGGATTTTCTATTCGTAAATAAGATGAGATACTCTCTTCGACTTCCATTTACGGATATAGAACTTAAAAGATACGATGATCCTAAAAGAGGGGATATCGTAACCTTCATACCGCCGGACGGAGCAGTTTTACCTGAAGAGAAAGAAGGTTGGTTCCCGAAAAGATTCGTAAAAAGAGTGATCGGTCTTCCTGGAGATAGAATACGTATCGTAAAGGTCCAGCATGTGAGAGATGGATTTTCTGCAGACTATGGTAAAATAGAATACATGGAAAGAGGGAAAACGGAATTCTCCGCTTATGATTTTAAGGATGCAGAAAAGGGTAACCTACTCGATGACCTGGACGACGATGCAGCCGTCCAATTTTATCTTTTCAAAGAAAAGAAACCGAACTTCGAACATTATGTGATCGAAGGAGATTCTCATCCCTATGCTCACCAACAATTCAAAGAGGGTGCCTGTTTTCAAACCACAGGTTGTGTGATCCCTGATGATCAATATATGATGATGGGAGACAACCGTACAAATTCTTCCGACTCCAGATTTTGGGGATTTGTTCCTCGCGAGAATATACTCGGAAAAGCTGCTTTGATCTATTTTTCCATTAATTGGAAAGACCATGTATGCGCTTATAAAAGTGCGGAAGACCTTGGAATGAATGGACGTTATGCCCAAAAATACGATTCGGAAGAATTGAGATCGAAATGTGGGGATATCGATTCTAATATGAACTGGTTCAAGAGTACTGTATTCTATAGAATCCCTAGGATGCAGGTCCGTTGGTATCGTATTGGAACTGTATTGGAATAA
- a CDS encoding aldolase/citrate lyase family protein, with amino-acid sequence MKEQIDRKIVELRRHLISLKQSYPIVGLKGGTETEDMDSDEIRALHIVAKDLVPVTVKIGGPEARTDIRMLVKEEIEGISAPMIESSYALKNFISTLKSMLSPVTFSKVTKAINLETITGYKNLLEIADSSAFDDLDQVTAARSDLSASMGMIPDDKEVMKVTRTIIAISKDRGKKTSVGGTITKQNFRKIAEEIRPDKINSRHVCVDAMKSLEKFPEEIAEVMLQFEIELYDLFSLLKPEKAYGYKNRMETNRERIGSRKVLYSIR; translated from the coding sequence GTGAAAGAGCAAATAGACCGCAAAATTGTCGAACTTCGCCGCCACCTGATTTCTCTGAAACAGAGCTATCCTATCGTAGGATTGAAAGGAGGCACGGAAACGGAAGATATGGATTCGGACGAGATCCGAGCGCTTCATATCGTGGCTAAAGATTTGGTTCCGGTCACGGTCAAGATCGGCGGGCCAGAAGCCAGAACCGATATCCGTATGCTTGTAAAAGAAGAGATCGAGGGAATTTCCGCACCTATGATCGAATCTTCTTATGCTCTCAAAAATTTTATTTCTACTCTTAAAAGTATGCTTAGCCCTGTGACTTTCTCCAAGGTTACTAAAGCAATTAACCTGGAAACTATCACAGGTTATAAAAATTTGTTGGAGATCGCGGACTCCAGTGCATTCGATGATTTGGACCAGGTGACTGCTGCAAGATCGGATCTTTCTGCCTCTATGGGAATGATCCCGGATGATAAAGAAGTAATGAAAGTCACTCGTACTATCATTGCAATCTCCAAAGACAGAGGTAAAAAAACTTCTGTGGGCGGAACGATCACTAAACAAAATTTCAGAAAGATCGCTGAAGAGATACGTCCAGATAAGATCAATTCCAGACATGTTTGTGTGGATGCTATGAAATCTTTGGAAAAATTTCCGGAAGAAATAGCAGAAGTTATGCTCCAATTCGAGATCGAATTGTACGATTTATTCTCTCTATTAAAACCTGAAAAGGCCTACGGTTATAAGAATAGAATGGAAACCAATCGGGAAAGGATCGGATCCAGAAAGGTTCTCTATTCCATTCGGTAA
- a CDS encoding TetR/AcrR family transcriptional regulator — protein MAKDTRDLILRTSLKLFSEQGYHGSTMRQIAQRAGLSLGLAYRYFESKESILEGIIESHDKILKKYLPEKLNTTENRAELIQFLGGQIIKLVKENEEYLRLYWSLMLQPKIHRLKKRNIHLVNLIFYENSKKIILALKPNYTEFEVKNLTSAIIGYMINHLTNKREFTLEDFRAYIVYALENT, from the coding sequence ATGGCCAAAGATACAAGAGACCTAATCCTAAGAACTTCCCTCAAATTATTTTCAGAACAAGGGTATCATGGCTCTACAATGAGGCAAATTGCTCAGAGAGCCGGTTTGTCTTTGGGTCTTGCTTATCGCTATTTCGAATCTAAAGAATCTATTTTAGAAGGGATAATCGAGTCCCATGATAAGATCCTAAAAAAATATCTTCCGGAAAAATTGAATACTACGGAGAATAGAGCGGAGCTGATCCAATTCTTAGGTGGACAGATCATTAAACTGGTAAAGGAGAATGAAGAATATCTCCGTTTATATTGGAGTCTCATGCTCCAACCAAAGATCCATAGATTAAAAAAACGAAATATTCATTTGGTGAATCTGATCTTTTACGAAAATTCTAAAAAGATCATCTTGGCTCTAAAACCGAATTACACAGAGTTTGAAGTAAAAAATCTTACTTCTGCGATCATTGGTTATATGATCAATCATTTGACCAATAAGAGAGAGTTCACTCTGGAAGATTTCCGCGCGTATATAGTTTACGCATTGGAGAATACCTAA
- the corA gene encoding magnesium/cobalt transporter CorA, which yields MIRFLSFPTPKEKNSVSKAVTRKTDPAFLKNFSLKKTLNKEKVWIDVENPTSDDLFFLSKNCGFHDLAIEDCVNRNQRPKFEDYEDHAFIVLHSFRSEGEQSFSATETHVFFNRKFIVSVHEYKEPLIDSLWNRTLNEQNFASKGTDHVLYLLFDLLVDSNFPILDQISEQITDLENQILISEIEPDFITNILYVKRNLVRMRRVLSPQREVLNLIMRHEDKFLSERVRFYFRDVYDHLSRLVETIDMDRDLIGNSMDAYFSILSQKTNDIIKRLTLVSMIFMPLTFLTGFFGMNFADLPYGNKLILSASLATMLAIPGSMILYFKYKNWFKD from the coding sequence ATGATACGTTTTCTTTCCTTCCCCACTCCAAAAGAAAAAAACTCAGTTTCCAAAGCTGTAACGCGAAAAACGGATCCAGCATTCCTGAAAAATTTCTCCCTGAAAAAAACTCTGAATAAAGAAAAAGTTTGGATAGATGTGGAAAATCCAACCTCTGATGATCTTTTCTTTTTATCTAAAAACTGCGGTTTCCATGATCTTGCAATAGAAGACTGCGTGAACAGAAACCAAAGGCCTAAGTTTGAAGACTATGAAGATCATGCATTCATCGTTCTTCATAGTTTCAGATCGGAAGGAGAGCAGTCTTTTTCTGCAACCGAGACACATGTATTTTTTAATCGTAAGTTTATCGTTTCAGTCCATGAGTATAAGGAGCCTTTGATAGATTCACTTTGGAATCGAACTCTTAATGAACAAAATTTTGCTTCTAAGGGAACAGACCATGTTCTTTATCTTTTATTCGATCTTTTAGTGGATTCAAATTTTCCGATCTTAGACCAGATCTCGGAACAGATCACAGATCTGGAAAATCAGATCTTAATCAGTGAAATAGAGCCCGACTTCATTACAAATATATTATATGTAAAAAGAAATTTGGTCAGAATGAGGAGAGTCCTTTCTCCCCAAAGAGAAGTTCTGAATCTGATCATGAGACATGAGGACAAATTCCTTTCAGAAAGGGTACGTTTCTATTTTAGGGACGTATACGATCATTTGAGTAGACTTGTAGAAACCATCGATATGGATAGGGACCTAATCGGAAACTCGATGGATGCATATTTCTCGATCCTTTCCCAGAAGACAAACGATATCATCAAACGATTAACCTTGGTTTCGATGATCTTTATGCCCCTCACCTTTTTAACCGGATTTTTCGGGATGAATTTTGCCGACCTTCCTTACGGGAACAAACTGATCCTAAGCGCCTCCCTTGCCACGATGCTTGCCATTCCAGGAAGCATGATTTTATATTTTAAATATAAAAATTGGTTCAAAGATTAG
- a CDS encoding SDR family NAD(P)-dependent oxidoreductase, whose translation MDKKIAIVTGASRGIGEEVSKQLSKSGTHIICASRKKEDSEKTASSIRKLGGSAEAFALDVSDPDSIDMFLEEILSKYPKIDILVNNAGVYLDSGSIESTTLEMLQGTLDTNLIGPFLLSQKILGVMKKNGYGRIVNVSSGMGQLYDMSSGYAAYRISKTALNALTRILHSESSGNDIKVNSVCPGWVRTDMGGKSATRSVEHGAETIIWAAQLDKNGPSGIFLRDKKEIPW comes from the coding sequence ATGGACAAAAAAATTGCAATCGTTACAGGCGCGAGCCGAGGCATAGGCGAAGAAGTTTCCAAACAACTTTCCAAATCAGGGACCCACATTATCTGCGCTTCCCGCAAAAAAGAAGATTCCGAAAAAACTGCATCCTCCATCCGAAAATTAGGCGGCTCCGCAGAAGCCTTCGCATTAGATGTTTCCGATCCCGATTCTATCGATATGTTTTTGGAGGAAATTCTCTCTAAATACCCTAAGATCGATATACTTGTGAATAACGCAGGTGTGTATCTGGACAGCGGTTCTATCGAGAGCACCACATTAGAAATGTTGCAAGGAACCTTGGATACAAATCTGATAGGACCTTTTCTTCTTTCCCAAAAGATATTAGGCGTAATGAAGAAGAATGGTTACGGAAGGATCGTAAATGTTAGCTCAGGTATGGGGCAACTTTATGATATGAGTTCAGGCTATGCCGCATATCGCATTTCGAAAACTGCTTTGAACGCTCTAACTAGGATACTTCATTCCGAATCTTCAGGCAATGATATTAAAGTGAATTCGGTTTGCCCAGGTTGGGTGAGAACAGATATGGGCGGCAAGTCGGCAACTCGTTCCGTGGAGCATGGAGCTGAAACAATTATTTGGGCAGCTCAATTGGATAAGAACGGTCCGAGTGGGATTTTTCTGAGAGATAAGAAAGAGATTCCTTGGTAG
- a CDS encoding LytR/AlgR family response regulator transcription factor encodes MNSVLYKVLVIEDEVPARDLLRKFLESWPQFEVGGIARTGSQAIDLLKKEKFDLVFLDINLPEKTGLQVLEEIGENLPVLVFTTAYREHTLKAFEVGACDYLLKPYTKERFSACMERALHHLQLKSISNARASGEPDPVFVFRDGGLIHRVLYADLYYLTANGKRSVLHTKDGDYETAKLLGDLEKELPKTDFLRIHRKHMVNRNLVSAAKSQAGGAYTIYLKDEDETNLPVGREFVEGVKGLFGK; translated from the coding sequence ATGAATAGCGTGCTATATAAGGTTTTAGTGATAGAGGATGAGGTCCCTGCCCGGGACCTTCTCCGCAAATTTTTGGAAAGTTGGCCCCAATTTGAAGTGGGCGGGATCGCAAGAACAGGATCTCAGGCAATTGACCTTCTCAAAAAAGAAAAATTCGATTTGGTATTCTTGGATATCAATCTTCCTGAAAAAACAGGTCTACAAGTTTTAGAAGAAATAGGTGAGAACCTTCCAGTATTGGTATTCACCACTGCTTATAGGGAGCATACACTTAAGGCATTTGAAGTGGGTGCTTGTGATTATCTGTTGAAGCCATACACTAAGGAAAGATTTTCCGCATGTATGGAAAGGGCACTTCATCATCTGCAGTTAAAATCGATTTCTAATGCAAGAGCAAGTGGCGAGCCTGATCCTGTATTCGTTTTCCGTGATGGAGGTTTGATCCATCGGGTTTTATATGCGGATCTATATTATCTCACCGCGAACGGAAAACGTTCTGTTCTTCATACCAAGGACGGAGATTATGAAACGGCTAAACTTCTTGGCGACCTGGAAAAAGAATTGCCTAAGACTGATTTTTTACGGATCCACAGGAAACATATGGTGAATCGTAATCTTGTCTCCGCTGCAAAATCGCAAGCGGGCGGCGCGTATACAATTTATCTGAAAGATGAGGATGAGACGAATCTACCTGTCGGAAGAGAATTCGTAGAAGGAGTGAAAGGGCTTTTCGGAAAGTGA
- a CDS encoding sensor histidine kinase codes for MNSLLVAHNSKAPFWKVFLATQVTTHCVCSIVEFSVEFLNRMNRGAFFTGAFLVVASAIASVLGVASGGIIHVLLLAGEGVERPHGGSYNILLSSLILALFISFLEKSMQILIERRKKMESELKDIQYRTFQNRMDPHYLFNTLNTIHSLLVTDPQKADNALILLSETYRFLSDRIFEKTIPFSEEWDFTVNYLELQRIRFSDSLTIKIKKVGDFSRLRIPPLTLQPLVENSFKHGLENRSEAGILEISASESFGRIKIEIKNNGNEKQEHHLLPEYKKSEFSRTLNNIKSRLEYNFGEAELKLEKDKFGITTLRLEFASR; via the coding sequence ATGAATTCGTTGTTAGTCGCTCATAATTCCAAGGCGCCTTTCTGGAAGGTGTTCTTGGCCACCCAGGTGACCACACATTGTGTATGCTCTATAGTGGAATTTTCAGTGGAATTCCTGAATCGGATGAACAGAGGTGCATTTTTCACCGGCGCTTTCCTGGTAGTCGCTTCTGCAATCGCTTCCGTCTTAGGAGTCGCGTCAGGCGGAATCATTCATGTATTATTATTAGCAGGGGAAGGAGTCGAAAGGCCACACGGAGGATCTTATAATATTCTATTAAGCAGTTTAATACTGGCACTTTTCATTTCCTTTTTGGAAAAATCCATGCAGATCCTGATAGAAAGAAGGAAGAAGATGGAAAGTGAGCTGAAAGATATCCAGTACAGGACCTTTCAGAATCGGATGGATCCTCATTATCTGTTTAATACTTTGAATACAATACATTCCTTACTTGTAACGGATCCTCAGAAAGCGGATAACGCCTTAATTTTACTTTCAGAAACGTATCGATTTTTATCGGATCGGATTTTTGAAAAAACAATCCCATTCTCGGAAGAATGGGACTTTACGGTAAACTATCTGGAATTGCAGAGAATACGATTTTCGGATTCTTTGACGATTAAGATCAAAAAAGTAGGGGACTTTTCTAGACTTCGGATACCACCTCTAACCTTACAACCATTAGTCGAAAATAGTTTTAAACATGGATTGGAAAATCGTTCCGAGGCAGGGATTTTAGAGATTAGCGCTTCCGAAAGTTTTGGAAGAATAAAAATAGAGATCAAAAATAATGGGAACGAAAAACAAGAACATCACTTGTTACCTGAATATAAAAAGTCCGAATTCTCTCGTACCTTAAATAATATAAAATCCAGGTTAGAGTATAATTTCGGAGAAGCGGAACTCAAATTAGAAAAAGATAAATTTGGAATCACCACATTAAGATTGGAATTCGCATCAAGATGA